The window AGGTGCCAAAAAAAGCCTTCATCCTCTTTTAAGGACGAAAGCTTCGCGGTACCACCTTAATTTCATATTAAATGACACTTACCCAGCGATAACGGACTGACCCGAAAATACTTACTGATTTCAGTATTTAGTCTCCAGGGTGACTTCTTTATTACTAGCTTCATGGTCTTTCAGCCAGAGGACCAATTCTCTGTAGAAGCTTAAAAAATAAATACTACTCCCTATCATTGACAAATTTCTACTCTTTATTTATATCTGTTATCATATACAGAATTAAAAAAATTGTCAAGAATATAGTCTACTACCTCATAGGGACCCAAGGATTTACTGTAGAGCTTGTCCAGTAATTGTTCCCATTGGGCATTATTTTTAAGTTCATTGAAAATATGTTCTCTAATTTTTAGGGCCGCCATGTCCTGAACTTCTCTACTCAATCTTAGCTTTTGCTCTTCTAGCCATTTGTCGGTACTAAATAGATGGGCTTTATGTTTTTCTATACTGGTACATAAGCTGTCAATGCCTTGATTTTTAATTGATACAACTGGCATAACAGGAATATCCCACTCATCTTTGTCTTTAAGCTTTTCTTTAAGGTGCAGAAATGCCTCTACTTCTATTTTGACTGTATGTGCACCATCTAAGTCTGACTTGTTTATTACAAAAATATCAGCTATTTCCATAACTCCGGCTTTTAGTACCTGTATAGTATCCCCTGCATTGGGAGTAAGGACTACAAGGGTTGTTTGAGCTACATTCATTATCTCCACTTCAGATTGTCCCACACCAACAGTTTCAACAATTACAATATCCTTGCCAAAGGCATCTAGAAGCCTTACAGCATTTTTTGCACCCTGAGACAGGCCTCCCAAACCACCTCTACTACCCATACTTCTTATGAAAACATCATCATCCAAGAAATGCTCCTGCATTCTAATCCTGTCTCCTAGAAGGGCACCACCAGTAAAGGGGCTTGTTGGATCCACAGCAACAACACCTACAGTTTTCCCCAATTTTCTGTAGTATGCTATCATACAATCCACCATGGAGCTTTTGCCGGCACCGGGAGACCCTGTAACTCCTATAACATGAGCCTTCCCTGTATAGGGAAACAAAGCAGTTAAAATTTCTTCTGCTTCGGGCAGACCGTTTTCAACAGCAGTTATGGCCTTAGCTAGGGCTCTAACGTTACCCTGCAGCAAAGAATCTACTATTTTCATGTGTTCACCACCTATGCTCAATTACTTTATTTATTGTAACATATATTATTTTTTAATTATATTTTTACTGAGTATTTCTTTTTGAGCTTCTCGCTTCTTTTTTCTATAATATTAAGCCTCTTTAGATTAGAACCACAAACTCCAGCCCCTATCCCCAAAAAAGTTTTGGTTAAAAAATCAGTTCCAATTTCTAAGGGCATTACGCCAAAAATTAAATACAATAGAGCAAAAGGTAGTTGATATAATAAAGCTGTACTGGCATACATGGGCAGGTTCTTCCAATCTCCCAAAATATATCCTAAAACACCCAACCCTACTAGTAAAATACTCCACAGGACATTATTCCATGCAGCTAAATGAATGTATCCTTCCTCAAGGGGCAGTTGGAGCAGTAAAATTAAAGTACCGAAAATAATAGTGGCCATCCACATAATAATAAGGCTAAGCTTTATCCTTTTACACAAGGGGATCCCTCCTCTGTTAGTGTGAAAATTATTGGCTGTCAAAATGATTTAATAAATTTTATGCCCATGGAGGATATATAATAATTCTTTTTCTTGACTTTTTAAATAACTATATGAAAAAATTGAACCTAGGTTAACATGTAAAAAGGAGCGTTTAAATGGTAATTACTAGACAGGTAAAAGCAGATTTTCTTTTGTTAGTTGTAGCAGCAATATGGGGTTTGACTTTTGTAGTGGTAAAAAATGCTCTTGATGATATTCAACCATTTACATTTAATGCTTATCGATTTTTGATTGCAGGAATCTTCATGATTATTATATGTATCTTCTACAAAATCAAGTTTGACGGGCCTTTACTAAAAATTGGTACAATAATAGGTTTTTTTCTATTTCTTGGCTATAGCTCTCAAACAATAGGTCTGCAGTATACAACTGCATCTAATTCTGGATTTATTACAGGTCTGGCAGTAGTTTTTGTGCCTCTTTTTGCTACAATATTTACAAAAAAACTGCCGGGTATGTACAGCATAGCTGGAGCGATATTGGCAGCCGCAGGCTTATTCTTTCTTTCTGTGGACAGTACCTTAACCTATAACATTGGAGACATAATAACATTGTTTGGCGCTATTTGTTTTGCAGTCTATATCCTACTCCTGGGAAAATATTCTCCGCAGTTTGATACTATACCGTTGGTAGCCATGCAAATTTTTGTTGTAGCCTTTTTAAGCCTAATATGCTCACTTACACTGGAAACCCCATCAGTAACCATGACCTCAGCAATAATAATAGCCTTGCTTGTTTGTGCAATTCCTGCTACATGTCTGGCATTCATGATACAAACCTGGGCCCAAAAATTTACCACACCCACACGAACCATTATTATTATAACCACTGAGCCTGTTTTTGCTGCTTTATTTGCCTATATGCTTCTGGAAGAGATTTTTACCACCAGACACCTCCTAGGTGCTGTTCTTATGCTCATGGGTATTCTGCTAGTTGAATTTAAAGGGGAGACACAGGAAGTTAATCACAAAGTCCAGGGAGGAGTTGATACATGAAAAAGCTTCCTAAGAAAAATAAAATACTAATAGTTGATGACGATACAATGAATCTAAGTCTATTAGAGGCCTTTTTGACAGCTGCCAATGAGAATTATGAGCTTATCAGCGCAGTTAACGGTTCTCAGGCTTTAGAAAAGGTTTCAAAGCACAGGCCTGATTTAGTCCTATTAGACATAATGATGCCTGAAATAAATGGTTTTGATGTTTGTGCAACAATAAAAAACAATCCAGAAACCAGGTTTTTACCGGTCATACTAATTACAGCATTAAACGATAAGGAGAATAAAATCAAGGGAATAGAAGTAGGCGCAGATGATTTTCTCACCAAGCCTGTGGATAGAATTGAGCTTATTACAAGGGTTAAGTCTCTGCTTCTTACAAAATCACTCTATGATGACCTGGAAAATCATTTTAAGTTGTTAAAGGAAGAGCTTGCCATGGCAAAATATTTACAGGAAAGCCTCCTTCCACAATCTGTTCCAGATATGGCTTCATTAGACATTGCTGTTTTTTATGAGCCCAGCATTGAAATTGGTGGTGATTTTTATTATTTTATGGAAATAGATGAGCATAATCTTGGCATTTTTATGGCAGATATTTCCGGACATGGTGTTTCTGCCGCAATGAAAAGCATGGTGTTAAAGGACAGACTTTTTCAGAATAAACACTTGTGGAACTCACCCAAGGGATTAATTAAATCATTAAACTATGGACTGATGGACTTTTTCTCTCTTACAGATAGTGACAGTTTTATTACAGCCTTATATTTGATTATTGATACTAAAAACTGGAAAATACGAATAGTAAATGGTGGGCACCCTGAACCAATTTTACAGAGTGATTCTGCCAGCCACATCCTTAACAAAACCACCACCCTGCCCATAGGCATCTTCAAAGACATTCATTATGAAGAAGCTGTTGCTTCCTTCCCTGTAGGAGGTAAGCTTAGCATGTTTACAGATGGTTTTTTTGAGATTAACATTGCAAGGGACCAGCAGCTTTCAATTGAAAAACTTTATGCCAAGCTTGAGGAATTAAAGGATTTAAGTGCCAATGATACAATTAATTCCATTATTAAATATATTGAAGCTGTTAGTCAGGAAGCACCAAGTGATGATAGAAACCTTATTGTAATAAAAAGAAAGCAAAAACTCCGTTGAAATCACGGAGTTTTTATATGATCCATTATGACCTTCCATACATCTGCCTTTCCTTCACCATTTGCTGATGAAAAGGGTATAATCTTGAAGTTAGTTGGCAGTAACAGTTTTTTCTTTATATCACTTAAATGTTTTGCCCACTTTCCCCTGGCTATTTTATCAGCTTTTGTGGCAACCAGCAAATAGGATATTCCAGAGCTCTGCAGCCATGAATGCATTTGCACATCAAGGACTGTAGGCTCATGACGAATGTCTATAAGCTGTATAACCAGCCTTAATTCTTCCCTTTTCTTTAAGTACTCCTCTATAAATCCCGCCCACTGTTCTTTAATACCTCCAGATACAGCAGCATATCCATACCCTGGAAGGTCAACCATATTAAGTTCACCATTTACATCAAAGAAATTAATGGTACGGGTTTTGCCAGGTTTTCCGCTGGTCTTTACAAGTCCCTTCCTGTTCACCAGAGTATTAATAAGGGATGACTTACCTACATTAGATCTTCCTACAAATGCAACCTCCGGTTTTTCACCTAAAGGATACTGTTCCTTTTTTACAGCACTTCCTATATAACTAGCACTATTTACCTTCATTTTCTCCCTCTTTAGCTGCTTTTTCTGTTGATGCTTCTAATAGAGCAAGGGATAGGACTTCGTCCATATGTCCCACCAAGTGAAAATCCATCCTTCTCTTAACTGATTGAGGTACATCCTCAAGATTTTTTTCATTTTCTTTAGGAAGAACCACTTTTCGAATTCCTGCTCTATGGGCAGCTATAACCTTCTCTTTTATTCCTCCCACAGGGAGTACCCTACCTCTAAGGGTTATTTCCCCTGTCATTGCCAAATCCTTTAGCACAGGCTTGTTTGATAATGTAGATGCCATTGCAGTTGCAATTGTAATACCTGCTGAAGGCCCATCCTTGGGAATTGCACCTTCAGGAACATGAATATGAATATCTTGACTTTCAAACTGCGTAGGATCAAGACCCAGCTTCTCAGCTCTAGACTTAATATAGCTAAAGGCAGCGTATGCTGATTCTTTCATAACATCCCCTAATTTACCAGTTAGCATTAAATTACCCTTTCCTTTATACAGGGTAGTTTCAACAAATAAAACATCTCCCCCTGTTTCTGTCCATGCTAAACCAGTAGATACTCCTACTTCACTTTCCTTTTCGGCTATCCCATATCTGTACCGTGGAACCCCAAGATACTTTTCAACATTTTGAGCAGTTACCTTAACACTTTCCTCTTTTTTGGCAACAATATCTCTGGCAGTTTTGCGGCATATGGTGGCAATTTCTCTTTCTAAATTCCTTACACCTGCTTCTCTTGTATACTCTCTAATGACTCTACGCAGACCATTTTCGGATATGTCCAACTGCTGTTCAGTTAAACCATGCTCTTTTAACTGCTTTGGCAGCAGGTAAATACTTGCTATTTTATGTTTTTCTTCTTCAGTATAGCCTGAAATGTAAATAATTTCCATTCTGTCCAATAAAGGTCTAGGTATATTATACTGAACATTGGCCGTTGTAATAAACATTACCTTGGATAGATCATAGGCAGCCTCTATGTAATGATCACTAAAAGTACTATTCTGTTCAGGATCTAATACTTCTAAAAGTGCAGCAGATGGATCTCCTCTAAAATCCATGCTCATCTTATCAATTTCATCCAATAAGAATACAGGATTCTTTGTACCTGCCTGCTTCATACCCTGGACTATTCTGCCTGGCATGGCTCCTACATAGGTTCTCCTATGCCCCCTTATTTCAGCTTCGTCCCTTACACCCCCCAAGGACATTCTTACAAAGTTTCTCTGTAAGGCCCTGGCAATAGACTTTGCTAATGATGTCTTTCCAACCCCAGGTGGACCAACAAAGCATATTATAGGTCCCTTCATCTTTTTGGCAAGCTGTCTAATAGCAAGATATTCAATAATACGATCCTTGACCTTTTCAAGTCCATAATGGTCTTCATCAAGTATTGCCTGAGCCCTGTTAATATCAAGTCTGTCCTTGGTTTGTTTATGCCATGGAATTGACAGCATCCAGTCAAGATAGTTTCTTACAACTGTCGCCTCTGCAACCATTGGAGGCATTTTTTCCAAACGGTCTAATTCCTTTAATGCCTTTTCCTTGGCTTCTTTTGGCATGCGTGCCTTTTCTATCTTCTCTTTTAGCTCTTCTGTTTCGGCTTTTAAATCATCCTTTTCCCCAAGTTCTTTTTGAATAGCTTTCATTTGTTCCCTTAAATAATACTCTTTTTGGGTTTTTTCCATTTGTTTTCTTACACGCATGTTGATTTTTCGTTCAAGTTCAAGGATTTCCATCTCTTTGGTAATAATTTCACACAAAAACTCTAGTCGGTCAGTAATAACAAGTTTTTCTAATACCAGCTGCTTGTCATTGGGTTTTAGGGTTAAATGAGCTGCTACTACATCTGCTAGCCTATTAGGCTCATCCACAGTAACAACTGATACTACAGCTTCGGGTGGTATTTTTTTGCTGACCTTTACATAGTTCTCAAACTTGTCCACCAAGGTTCTCATTAAGGCTTCAACCTCAGGGTTTATAGTAGTTTCCTCAGGATATTCTTCTGCATCAACCTGCAGATAATCTTCATTTTCTATGAAATTAATTATTCTTGCTCTTGCTTTTCCTTCAACTAGCACTCTAATTGTACCACCAGGCAGCTTCAACAACTGTTTTATTTCAGCAATAGTCCCGGTATGATAAATATCTTCAACTGCAGGTTCATCAGTCTGGGCATCCTTTTGCATTACCAATAAGATTTCTCTATCTGTCAGCATTGCCTCATCAATTGCACTGATTGACTTTTCCCTGCCAACATCTAAATGGATAACCATATATGGAAATACTAAGACCCCTCTTAATGGAAGTAATGGAATGCCTTTTCTTACATTAGATGCTTTAATTTTCATATGAACACCTCCTGGTGACTTCAAGTAAATAAATGGTCAAAATATATAACAGTTAGATTTAAATACCCAGGGAAAACAATCCTAGTGTTATTCTACATGATATTAATATTTCCTGCAAAGGTTTCCTTTGTTGGATTAATAATGCATAAAGCTTAAATTACATTTGGGAGGCTGACAGCACCTCTACCTTTGGTGCGGCGTCATGGGATTTTTGTAGATTTGCCTGTGGAATAGCTATTTCTAATACTTCCTCAAGGGTTTCTACAGGTCTCACCTCTATGTCATCTAGAAGGCTAAACATCTCCTGCCAATTATCCTTTGGTATAATTACTGTTTGAGCCCCTCCATGACGAGCAGCCTCTACTTTAGCTACAATTCCACCCACAGGCTTAACAAAGCCTCTTATTGATACTTCTCCAGTCATGGCAACCTTATTATCTACCGGAAGGTCCTTTATAGCTGAATATACTGCCGTAGCTATTGTTACTCCGGCAGATGGACCATCTATGGGTACACCTCCAGGAAAGTTTACATGAATATTATAATTATAGGGATCTACATCAAGATTTTTTCTAAGTACTGTTAAAACATTTTCAACAGAGTCTTTAGCCATACTTTTTCTACGGAGCTTCTTACCATCAATGGAACCCATTTCTTCTTCTTCCACTACACCTGTAACTATGACCTTACCCTGTCCCTTTTCTGCTTGTAAAACACTTACCTCTAGCTCCAACAGCATTCCAACACTAGGCCCGCAAACAGCAAGACCGTTAACAAGTCCAACCTGGGGCTTGGGGTGCACTTTCTTATCTGGTCTTGGCGAATATTGTCCACTATTTACAACCCATTCTACATCTGAGCAGAAAATTTTCTTGCGTCCTTCACCAAGAGCCAAGCCAGCAGCTATTTGTATTATGTTTACAGCATCACGACCATTAGTAGCGTATCGGGCAACTACCCTAATTGCATTTTGTTCTATCTCAAAACCTATTTTTTTGGCTGCATTACCGGCTATTTTCTCTATTTCATTGCTTAATAAAGGCCTAAAAAAAACTTCCATACATCTTGACCTTATTGCCGGTGGAATTTCATTTGGCAGTCTAGTGGTGGCTCCAACCATGCGAAAATCTGCCGGCAGACCATTTTGGAATATATCATGGATATGGCTAGGTATGTTATTGTCTTCAGAGCTATAATAAGCACTTTCTAAAATGACCCTTCTATCCTCCAGTACCTTAAGAAGCTTATTTATTTGAATAGAATGTAATTCCCCTATTTCATCTATAAAGAGCATTCCACCGTGGGCCTTGGTAACTGCACCCTGCTTGGGTTGAGGAATTCCCGCCATGCCCATGGCGCCGGCGCCCTGGTATATTGGGTCGTGAACTGACCCTATTAGAGGGTCTGCTATTCCCCGCTCATCAAATCTTGCAGTAGCCCCGTCAATCTCTATAAATTTTGCGTCACTATTAAAAGGCGAATCCGCAGATTTTTTTGCCTCCTCCAGCACCAGTCTTGCCGCGGCAGTTTTTCCTACACCGGGTGGCCCGTAGATAATCACATGCTGGGGATTAGGTCCGCATAAGGCTGCTTTTAAAGCCTTAAGTCCCTCTTCCTGGCCAATAATTTCAGTAAAACAGGTAGGCCTGGTTTTTTCTGAAAGTGGGAGACTTAGGGATACCCTACGCATTTTTTGGAGTTTTTCCAGCTCCTTTTTTGATTCTCTTTCTACAGCAATTTTATTACCCTGTTGATTCTTCAAGAGATTCCAGAAATAGAGCCCTATAACAATGGCAAAAAATATTTGTACAAAACCCAGTATACTTCCCAATCCTGTTCCATATGGATACATGGCTGCAAAACAACTCCTTTTCCCAATAAAACTTTTATCTTCCCTTATTTACAGTAGTTATGCACTTCCAGGATAATAATCCCAGTTCCATAACCTTAGTGATAAAAATTTTGGCCAAAATTTATCAATAATCCTTGCAAAGCGCTCGGTTGCTATGTCAAAATAGACTTGGATCAGCTGATTGTGACAGTGGATCCGACAACCGGCGTTGAAAAAGTACCTTACCACTTCGCAGAGGGATGGGGCTTGTTCGACGCCTTCTTTATTGCATTCCCAAGTAGCAAAACAAAGAAGAGTTTGCGCCGTAAACAATAGTTCCACATGTGCGAAGTGAGCTGGTTCCGATTGAGCATAACATGAAGTTAATCCTAGGTTCTGCTTAGCTGTACGATAAAAAACTTCAATTTTCCATCGTTTAGTATAGGCCTTAGCTGCTTCTTCTGGTGCATCTGCTCGATTGCTTAGCAGGAGATACGTACCTTTAAAGGTTGCCACCTGGTATTCTTCTTCTGGAAGAACCACAAGTTTCCCAACCACCTGTTCCCCATAAGTGGCCCCAATTGCAGCAACGAGTAAAAATCGTTGTCTGGTAATAGGTTTTCCTTTGCGGGTCAGTGTCTCATAAGGCACTTTGATGTAAATATCGGGAATACTAAGAACTGAGTTTTTGCCAATAACCCTAATTTTAGGATAAATCTCTTGCAGTAATTGTTTAGCATTAAGTTTGACAAAGCGCTCCTTACCTAGAACAGGGTCATAGATTTTCCTAAATAATACTGTGTTGCGTTTAGCCTTGGTAACCCAATCAAAATTGTTATCCATAAGCCAAGTTAAAAACTTCTTGCATAAAAACCAGCGGTCCATGGCAACCCATAGTCTAGCGTTGTTAAATTGACGTAGCTCTTTTAACATCTCTATAGCAAGATTGAGTTTGGTTTGTTTTTCATTATCCTGGTCTTTTTTAACCCAGAAACGCCACAACATAGGATATTCAAGGCCGTTTTTTAAGACAGCTAGAGTCGATACAAGATTAATGCACCATACATGTCGCTTATCTGAACTATCAAAAAGCCAACAGAGAAAGGGGATTTTTTTACCATAAGGATGTTCAATTTTAGTATCGTCTAAGGCAATTATATCACCGTCGGTCAACCGGGTCTCTGTACGTTCCTGCAGTCTAGAAATTCTACCAATAGAGAACTGAAGCCACTGAAAAGGCTTAGACAGGAACCGGCTAAAAGCACTCTGCGAGATTAATTGCCCGGAAAGAAGCTGTTTTAAGAAAGGGGCATCCGCTGAAAACTTAGCATTTTGGTTTGCAGAGCTCGCATTACTTACCAGACCACAGATGTAGGCAAAAGCCAAAAGCCATGTTGGAACCCCGGAGTGCTTACGGATTCCTGTTTGAGAAAAGAGCAAAGAAAGATCAAACAAATCCCAGATGGTCTTAAGTACTGGAATCCCGGCACCTTGACCGTGATCCTTCTCTTTGAAAGTTGGTTTACAGAGTTTTTTCATTTGCATCACCCATATCGTTAGGGTATGGTAAATAATACCATCCATTTCGATTATGGGGACATTTTGCAATTGTCAAGTGTTTTTGGGATTATCTGGTTGCATTTTGAAAATATTTTTGGATTATGCTTTGGTGTTATTTTCCATCAACTGCATAAGTCCTGTTATTTAAATATTATTGCCAATGGGATGTTTTTTATCCGAATAGATAAACAGGTTTTGTAGTCTAGCAAACAAAAAGGCTCTCAACTTGATGTGAGAACCTTCTTTTTTTATTTTTTATATTATGCTGTTTCTTCCTTTTTCTCTAATGTTAATATGGGCGCCTTCTTGCCGTCTACAACTGCTTTAGTCACGGTACAATGCTTAATATCCTTCTTAGACGGGATATCGTACATTACATCCAACATGATATTCTCTAGTATGGCCTTTAAGCCTCTCGCACCTGTCTCTCTCTTAATGGCTTCCTTGGCTATAGCTTCCAAAGCTTCTTTTTCAAACTCCAAGTTAACAGAGTCCATTTCAAAGAGCTTTTGGTACTGCTTGACCAGAGCGTTTCTAGGCTCAGTAAGAATCCGTACAAGGGCCTGTTCATCTAACGCTTCTAGGGTAACAATCACAGGCAATCTGCCCACAAATTCAGGTATTAAGCCAAATTTTAATAAGTCAATGGGTAGAATGCTGTTTAATATCTCCCCTATATTCTTATCCTTTTTACCCTTTACTTCTGAGCCAAAACCAATTCCCTTTTTGCCAATTCTGTTGCCAATAATTTTGTCAACTCCATCAAAAGCTCCACCACAAATAAAGAGAATATTGGTAGTATCAAGCTGAATAAATTCTTGATGAGGATGCTTTCTACCGCCTTGAGGAGGTACGCTAGCTACTGTACCCTCTAAAATTTTCAACAGGGCTTGTTGAACACCTTCACCAGAAACATCCCTTGTTATAGATGGGTTCTCAGATTTGCGAGCTATTTTATCAATTTCATCAATGTATACAATTCCCTTTTCTGCTTTTTCAACATCATAATCCGCCGCCTGTATTAGCTTCAACAAAATATTTTCTACGTCTTCTCCAACATAACCTGCTTCTGTTAAGGAAGTTGCATCTGCAATGGCAAAGGGCACATTTAATATTTTAGCCAATGTTTGAGCTAAAAGAGTTTTACCACTACCAGTTGGACCAAGCATTACAATGTTGCTTTTTTGCAACTCAACATCATCAATTTTCATCCCCATATTAATTCGCTTGTAGTGATTGTATACAGCTACAGCCAGGGACTTTTTTGCTCTTTCCTGTCCAATTACATATTGATCAAGTATTTCCTTAATCTCTTTTGGCTTAGGAACATCGCCCATCTCTAAACCCAGCTCTTCGCTAAGCTCCTCTTCGATGATCTCGTTACATAGTTCAATGCACTCATCGCAAATATATACCCCAGGTCCGGCTACAAGTTTTTTAACTTGATCCTGTAGTTTACCACAAAATGAACATTTCAATTGCCCTTTGTCATCGGTGTACTTATACATTATTTCACCTCACCAACTTTTTAGCACGCCTTTTAAGAGCTCACTATTTCTTCCCCGTCAAATCCCTTGTTGTCATTACCTTATCTATTATACCATAATCCCTTGCCTCTTCAGCAGTCATAAAATAGTCTCTATCTGTATCTTTTTCAATTTGTTCTATTGATTTTTTAGTAATGTCAGCCAGTATGCTATTTAGTCTTTGTCTTATCCTAATAATTCTTTTAGCATGAATCTCAATGTCAACTGCCTGACCTTGGGTTCCTCCCAAGGGCTGATGAATCATTATTTCACTATTTGCCAAAGCAAATCTTTTTCCTTTTGTTCCTGCCGCAAGTAGAAAAGCACCCATGCTGGCTGCTAAACCAACACAGATTGTTTGTACATCTGGTTTAATATATGTCATTGTATCAAAAATAGCCATTCCAGAAGTAATGGATCCACCAGGACTATTAATATAAAGGTGTATGTCCTTTTCTGGATCTTCTGCTTCTAAAAAAAGCAATTGAGCTATAACCAGGT of the Desulfitibacter alkalitolerans DSM 16504 genome contains:
- a CDS encoding transposase, producing MKKLCKPTFKEKDHGQGAGIPVLKTIWDLFDLSLLFSQTGIRKHSGVPTWLLAFAYICGLVSNASSANQNAKFSADAPFLKQLLSGQLISQSAFSRFLSKPFQWLQFSIGRISRLQERTETRLTDGDIIALDDTKIEHPYGKKIPFLCWLFDSSDKRHVWCINLVSTLAVLKNGLEYPMLWRFWVKKDQDNEKQTKLNLAIEMLKELRQFNNARLWVAMDRWFLCKKFLTWLMDNNFDWVTKAKRNTVLFRKIYDPVLGKERFVKLNAKQLLQEIYPKIRVIGKNSVLSIPDIYIKVPYETLTRKGKPITRQRFLLVAAIGATYGEQVVGKLVVLPEEEYQVATFKGTYLLLSNRADAPEEAAKAYTKRWKIEVFYRTAKQNLGLTSCYAQSEPAHFAHVELLFTAQTLLCFATWECNKEGVEQAPSLCEVVRYFFNAGCRIHCHNQLIQVYFDIATERFARIIDKFWPKFLSLRLWNWDYYPGSA
- the lon gene encoding endopeptidase La, translated to MKIKASNVRKGIPLLPLRGVLVFPYMVIHLDVGREKSISAIDEAMLTDREILLVMQKDAQTDEPAVEDIYHTGTIAEIKQLLKLPGGTIRVLVEGKARARIINFIENEDYLQVDAEEYPEETTINPEVEALMRTLVDKFENYVKVSKKIPPEAVVSVVTVDEPNRLADVVAAHLTLKPNDKQLVLEKLVITDRLEFLCEIITKEMEILELERKINMRVRKQMEKTQKEYYLREQMKAIQKELGEKDDLKAETEELKEKIEKARMPKEAKEKALKELDRLEKMPPMVAEATVVRNYLDWMLSIPWHKQTKDRLDINRAQAILDEDHYGLEKVKDRIIEYLAIRQLAKKMKGPIICFVGPPGVGKTSLAKSIARALQRNFVRMSLGGVRDEAEIRGHRRTYVGAMPGRIVQGMKQAGTKNPVFLLDEIDKMSMDFRGDPSAALLEVLDPEQNSTFSDHYIEAAYDLSKVMFITTANVQYNIPRPLLDRMEIIYISGYTEEEKHKIASIYLLPKQLKEHGLTEQQLDISENGLRRVIREYTREAGVRNLEREIATICRKTARDIVAKKEESVKVTAQNVEKYLGVPRYRYGIAEKESEVGVSTGLAWTETGGDVLFVETTLYKGKGNLMLTGKLGDVMKESAYAAFSYIKSRAEKLGLDPTQFESQDIHIHVPEGAIPKDGPSAGITIATAMASTLSNKPVLKDLAMTGEITLRGRVLPVGGIKEKVIAAHRAGIRKVVLPKENEKNLEDVPQSVKRRMDFHLVGHMDEVLSLALLEASTEKAAKEGENEGK
- the meaB gene encoding methylmalonyl Co-A mutase-associated GTPase MeaB, whose protein sequence is MKIVDSLLQGNVRALAKAITAVENGLPEAEEILTALFPYTGKAHVIGVTGSPGAGKSSMVDCMIAYYRKLGKTVGVVAVDPTSPFTGGALLGDRIRMQEHFLDDDVFIRSMGSRGGLGGLSQGAKNAVRLLDAFGKDIVIVETVGVGQSEVEIMNVAQTTLVVLTPNAGDTIQVLKAGVMEIADIFVINKSDLDGAHTVKIEVEAFLHLKEKLKDKDEWDIPVMPVVSIKNQGIDSLCTSIEKHKAHLFSTDKWLEEQKLRLSREVQDMAALKIREHIFNELKNNAQWEQLLDKLYSKSLGPYEVVDYILDNFFNSVYDNRYK
- the yihA gene encoding ribosome biogenesis GTP-binding protein YihA/YsxC, which gives rise to MKVNSASYIGSAVKKEQYPLGEKPEVAFVGRSNVGKSSLINTLVNRKGLVKTSGKPGKTRTINFFDVNGELNMVDLPGYGYAAVSGGIKEQWAGFIEEYLKKREELRLVIQLIDIRHEPTVLDVQMHSWLQSSGISYLLVATKADKIARGKWAKHLSDIKKKLLLPTNFKIIPFSSANGEGKADVWKVIMDHIKTP
- a CDS encoding DMT family transporter yields the protein MVITRQVKADFLLLVVAAIWGLTFVVVKNALDDIQPFTFNAYRFLIAGIFMIIICIFYKIKFDGPLLKIGTIIGFFLFLGYSSQTIGLQYTTASNSGFITGLAVVFVPLFATIFTKKLPGMYSIAGAILAAAGLFFLSVDSTLTYNIGDIITLFGAICFAVYILLLGKYSPQFDTIPLVAMQIFVVAFLSLICSLTLETPSVTMTSAIIIALLVCAIPATCLAFMIQTWAQKFTTPTRTIIIITTEPVFAALFAYMLLEEIFTTRHLLGAVLMLMGILLVEFKGETQEVNHKVQGGVDT
- the lonB gene encoding ATP-dependent protease LonB, whose translation is MYPYGTGLGSILGFVQIFFAIVIGLYFWNLLKNQQGNKIAVERESKKELEKLQKMRRVSLSLPLSEKTRPTCFTEIIGQEEGLKALKAALCGPNPQHVIIYGPPGVGKTAAARLVLEEAKKSADSPFNSDAKFIEIDGATARFDERGIADPLIGSVHDPIYQGAGAMGMAGIPQPKQGAVTKAHGGMLFIDEIGELHSIQINKLLKVLEDRRVILESAYYSSEDNNIPSHIHDIFQNGLPADFRMVGATTRLPNEIPPAIRSRCMEVFFRPLLSNEIEKIAGNAAKKIGFEIEQNAIRVVARYATNGRDAVNIIQIAAGLALGEGRKKIFCSDVEWVVNSGQYSPRPDKKVHPKPQVGLVNGLAVCGPSVGMLLELEVSVLQAEKGQGKVIVTGVVEEEEMGSIDGKKLRRKSMAKDSVENVLTVLRKNLDVDPYNYNIHVNFPGGVPIDGPSAGVTIATAVYSAIKDLPVDNKVAMTGEVSIRGFVKPVGGIVAKVEAARHGGAQTVIIPKDNWQEMFSLLDDIEVRPVETLEEVLEIAIPQANLQKSHDAAPKVEVLSASQM
- a CDS encoding PP2C family protein-serine/threonine phosphatase — translated: MKKLPKKNKILIVDDDTMNLSLLEAFLTAANENYELISAVNGSQALEKVSKHRPDLVLLDIMMPEINGFDVCATIKNNPETRFLPVILITALNDKENKIKGIEVGADDFLTKPVDRIELITRVKSLLLTKSLYDDLENHFKLLKEELAMAKYLQESLLPQSVPDMASLDIAVFYEPSIEIGGDFYYFMEIDEHNLGIFMADISGHGVSAAMKSMVLKDRLFQNKHLWNSPKGLIKSLNYGLMDFFSLTDSDSFITALYLIIDTKNWKIRIVNGGHPEPILQSDSASHILNKTTTLPIGIFKDIHYEEAVASFPVGGKLSMFTDGFFEINIARDQQLSIEKLYAKLEELKDLSANDTINSIIKYIEAVSQEAPSDDRNLIVIKRKQKLR